A section of the Methanosarcina mazei S-6 genome encodes:
- a CDS encoding glycoside hydrolase family 130 protein: protein MAIWKDHGELFVRYKRNPILTVEDWPYQANSVFNPAAVIVDGKTLLLVRVEDHRGFSHFTIARSDNGIDGWVIDPEPTFAPDPVNYPEEIYGIEDPRITYIDEIGKWAVAYTAFSDSGPLTALAFTEDFKTFERIGPTLPPENKDAAIFPVKFKDRWAMLHRPVSNIAGAKANIWISFSPDMKYWGEHEVLLYARDGGWWDARKIGLSPQPIRVSDGWLIMYHGVRQTTSKASYRLGMALLDPDDPRKVLHRSEGWIFGPRELYERSGDVNDVVFPCGWVLFDDEIRIYYGSADTSVSLATAKVSDVLKYIHECPEEQCPDEYCRFFEGHKQVTPR from the coding sequence ATGGCAATCTGGAAAGACCACGGAGAGCTGTTTGTAAGATATAAAAGAAATCCTATACTGACAGTTGAGGACTGGCCTTATCAGGCTAATTCTGTTTTTAACCCTGCAGCCGTAATAGTAGACGGTAAGACACTATTGCTGGTTCGGGTCGAAGACCACAGGGGATTTTCTCACTTTACTATTGCCAGGAGCGACAATGGGATAGACGGATGGGTGATTGATCCCGAGCCGACCTTTGCTCCTGACCCTGTAAACTACCCTGAAGAAATATACGGCATTGAAGACCCGCGTATAACCTACATAGATGAAATAGGAAAATGGGCTGTGGCATATACGGCCTTTTCGGATTCCGGTCCATTAACAGCTCTCGCCTTTACTGAAGATTTCAAGACTTTTGAAAGGATAGGACCTACCCTGCCTCCTGAGAATAAAGACGCTGCTATCTTTCCTGTAAAATTTAAAGATAGATGGGCAATGCTGCACAGGCCTGTGTCCAATATTGCAGGGGCAAAAGCAAATATCTGGATCTCGTTTTCCCCTGATATGAAATACTGGGGAGAACACGAGGTTCTTCTTTACGCCCGGGACGGAGGGTGGTGGGACGCACGCAAAATAGGTTTATCACCTCAGCCAATCCGCGTATCTGACGGATGGCTAATTATGTATCACGGTGTACGCCAGACAACATCCAAAGCAAGTTATCGGCTTGGAATGGCTCTCCTTGATCCTGATGACCCCAGGAAAGTGCTCCACAGGTCAGAGGGCTGGATTTTCGGTCCACGTGAACTATATGAACGCAGCGGAGATGTCAATGATGTTGTTTTCCCCTGCGGATGGGTTCTTTTTGATGATGAGATCCGCATTTATTACGGGAGTGCAGACACATCCGTATCCCTTGCAACCGCAAAAGTCAGTGATGTTCTGAAGTACATCCATGAATGTCCTGAGGAGCAGTGTCCGGATGAATACTGTAGATTTTTTGAGGGCCACAAACAGGTTACTCCCAGATAA
- a CDS encoding glycosyltransferase, with amino-acid sequence MSLLTEGLVKRGIDVTLFATADSHTSGKLHAVCPRPYEEDKNIHVKVYECLHISEVFERADEFDIIHNHFDYLPLTYSRLVDTPVVTTVHGISSRRILPVYKKYNNSTFYVSISDAYRCDELEYIATVHHGIDTGSFPFNESPEDYLLYISRIHRDKGTKEAIEVAKRTGMRLKIAGFIADPEYFENEVAPHIDSEQIIYEGHVSHQHKKDLLSHARALLHMINYEEAFGLGVVEALTCGTPVIAINKGAMPELIIDGETGFLVNGVEEAVDAVQKLGSISRKKCRESVEIRFSVERMVEDYIKVYETILEKYRREEKRPWGFYEILTEKPGYKVKRITVLPQEEISLQRHAHRQEHWYIVSGEGLVTKNTDQIRVFSGDSVDLGVKEIHRVKNTGGQNLVFIEIAQGDYLGEDDIERFEDKYGRA; translated from the coding sequence GTGTCCCTATTGACCGAAGGACTGGTAAAACGGGGTATTGACGTTACGCTTTTTGCAACAGCCGACTCTCACACTTCAGGCAAGCTTCATGCAGTGTGCCCAAGACCATACGAAGAAGATAAAAACATCCATGTGAAAGTGTACGAGTGCCTGCACATTTCTGAGGTTTTTGAGAGGGCAGATGAATTTGATATAATCCATAATCATTTTGATTACCTGCCTCTTACCTACAGCAGGCTTGTAGACACGCCTGTTGTAACAACCGTACACGGCATTTCTTCGAGAAGAATTCTTCCGGTCTATAAAAAATACAACAACAGCACCTTTTATGTCTCCATAAGTGACGCCTACAGGTGCGATGAGCTGGAATATATAGCAACAGTCCATCACGGAATAGATACCGGGAGTTTTCCTTTTAATGAGAGTCCCGAAGATTACCTTCTTTATATATCCCGTATTCACAGGGATAAAGGCACGAAAGAAGCGATAGAAGTTGCAAAAAGGACAGGAATGAGACTGAAGATAGCCGGCTTTATTGCTGACCCTGAGTATTTCGAAAATGAAGTCGCACCCCATATAGACAGCGAGCAGATCATTTACGAGGGGCACGTATCTCATCAACATAAAAAGGACCTCCTCTCACATGCCCGGGCTCTCCTGCATATGATCAATTATGAAGAGGCTTTCGGGCTCGGTGTGGTTGAAGCCCTTACCTGCGGAACGCCTGTAATTGCAATAAACAAAGGTGCAATGCCTGAACTGATTATTGATGGAGAAACAGGGTTTCTCGTAAACGGAGTTGAGGAAGCTGTAGACGCTGTACAGAAGCTCGGTTCCATATCCCGAAAAAAGTGCAGGGAAAGCGTGGAAATACGGTTCTCTGTTGAGAGGATGGTTGAAGACTACATTAAAGTATATGAAACGATTCTGGAAAAATACAGACGCGAGGAGAAAAGGCCCTGGGGTTTTTATGAGATCCTTACCGAAAAACCGGGGTATAAAGTAAAGCGCATAACCGTCCTTCCTCAGGAAGAAATCTCTCTCCAGCGCCATGCCCACAGGCAGGAACACTGGTATATTGTCAGCGGAGAAGGTCTTGTAACTAAAAATACTGACCAGATAAGAGTTTTCTCAGGAGATTCTGTCGATCTTGGAGTAAAAGAAATACACCGCGTAAAAAACACAGGCGGTCAAAACCTTGTATTCATCGAGATTGCACAGGGGGATTACCTGGGAGAAGATGACATAGAAAGGTTTGAGGACAAATACGGAAGAGCGTGA
- a CDS encoding MBL fold metallo-hydrolase, whose product MEITFLGTGVAIPQKGRVQSGVMVRLEEKPLLIDCGSGVLSRFPDAGILHTNVDTVLLSHLHLDHVADLIPLVKANWLRGKTDMRIYGPDGTEDWFSTVLGAYEYILDGVNVDVIELSPGKEFTPEGFDCEITCAAAAHSVPTLAYRVTAEDGEFVYSGDTEPCRDVMDLAVETDLLIHECSFPAGTKVTNHTTPVTLAEMLEEYNMEIGSICLTHFYPEMRGHEREAVHRLKGYGDGEIILAEDLMRLEL is encoded by the coding sequence ATGGAGATTACATTTCTTGGCACTGGAGTTGCGATCCCTCAAAAGGGTCGGGTACAGTCAGGAGTAATGGTCAGGCTTGAGGAAAAACCTCTGCTTATTGACTGCGGGAGCGGTGTTTTGAGCCGTTTTCCCGATGCCGGAATCTTACATACGAACGTTGATACCGTACTTCTTTCACACCTTCACCTTGACCACGTAGCTGACCTGATCCCTCTCGTGAAAGCGAACTGGCTCAGAGGAAAGACTGATATGAGGATTTATGGCCCTGACGGGACTGAAGACTGGTTTTCAACAGTGCTTGGAGCTTATGAATATATTCTGGATGGGGTAAACGTGGATGTTATAGAACTCTCTCCAGGAAAAGAATTCACACCTGAAGGGTTTGACTGTGAAATAACCTGTGCAGCCGCTGCCCACAGTGTCCCGACTCTGGCATACCGCGTGACAGCAGAAGACGGAGAATTTGTTTACTCTGGCGACACCGAGCCCTGCAGGGATGTAATGGACCTCGCAGTTGAAACCGACCTACTTATTCACGAGTGCTCCTTTCCCGCGGGCACAAAAGTAACAAATCATACTACTCCAGTCACGCTGGCCGAAATGCTTGAGGAATACAACATGGAGATCGGAAGCATCTGCCTGACGCATTTCTATCCCGAGATGAGAGGACATGAAAGAGAAGCAGTGCACCGCCTGAAAGGTTATGGAGATGGCGAGATTATCCTTGCAGAAGACCTTATGAGACTTGAGCTGTAA